The Globicephala melas chromosome X, mGloMel1.2, whole genome shotgun sequence genome window below encodes:
- the SCML1 gene encoding sex comb on midleg-like protein 1 isoform X2, translating to MSSCSSEVDVQGSVVSNTSCNEEQQKTILNVLTHCQVIYDAIQKLDKKLDVVHAKVRKIKHFRVKSWLQSRPLGYAFKDYNYLLSKKIRYQKMRKKQCLCPSPYPKSYSPTIPVQRPEKDSQSNPLEAPFGSPVPLDLERSLSLSPTVPSTYRRRSYEEYYSPQDPTQGSSSPEAHNTRSLFLDTQSTAVEPATVLTQSERSPAHSPDMMTYPALLENSRFSRAGSPLYVPTSFGPSSPVGSAPGVLKQSLPDDPSTWSVDEVILFLKYVDPQLSSALVDLFMQHDIDGKALLLLKNDMMMKYMGLKLGTALKLRHYIEMLKDRRIPQQFKKCVD from the exons ATGTCTAGCTGCTCCAGTGAAGTCGATGTG cagGGAAGTGTCGTGTCTAACACATCCTGCAACGAAGAGCAACAAAAAACAATTCTGAATGTCCTTACTCACTGCCAG GTCATCTATGATGCTATTCAAAAACTGGATAAGAAGCTTGATGTCGTGCACGCAAAGGTTAGAAAAATCAAGCATTTTCGTGTGAAGTCATGGTTGCAAAGTCGT CCACTCGGATATGCATTTAAAGATTATAATTACCTGCTTTCTAAAAAGATCAGATAccagaaaatgaggaagaagcAGTGTCTCTGTCCATCGCCTTACCCTAAAAGTTATAGCCCCACTATTCCAGTACAAAGGCCGGAAAAGGATTCCCAGAGCAACCCTCTAGAAGCACCTTTTGGGTCCCCGGTGCCTCTGGATCTGGAGCGATCCCTTAGCCTGAGCCCGACGGTCCCCTCCACCTACCGCAGGCGTTCCTACGAGGAGTACTACTCGCCCCAGGACCCCACGCAGGGCTCCTCCAGTCCAGAGGCCCACAACACCCGCAGTCTTTTCTTAGACACCCAGTCCACTGCGGTCGAGCCTGCAACCGTGCTGACCCAGAGTGAACGCAGTCCAGCACATAGCCCTGACATGATGACCTACCCAGCTTTACTGGAAAACAGTAGATTCAGCCGTGCTGGCTCACCTCTCTATGTCCCGACCAGCTTCG GTCCAAGTTCACCAGTTGGAAGTGCCCCGGGTGTCCTCAAACAGAGCCTCCCTGATGACCCTTCAACCTGGTCTGTGGATGAAGTGATCCTGTTTCTGAAATACGTAGATCCTCAGTTATCAAGTGCCCTCGTCGACCTCTTCATGCAACAT GACATTGATGGGAAAGCTCTGCTACTGCTCAAGAATGACATGATGATGAAGTACATGGGGCTTAAGCTGGGGACAGCTCTGAAGCTGCGCCACTACATTGAAATGCTTAAAGACAGAAGGATACctcaacaatttaaaaagtgtGTAGATTAG
- the RAI2 gene encoding retinoic acid-induced protein 2 isoform X3, with amino-acid sequence MDDLQSQNLSMDMTDSSPALANNRLENGMAQLITTEAWNINSTDLGPVQLPVVLEQHVFQHLNSPLVLPQEAPCSSSAIHSNLFQGAEDPEAQPQLLDLRIPSQPQEPTLPFEAVLQNLFPSQGALGPPPCQPPPGYAPVPPQPFNSPLSPLVPPATLLVPYPVIVPLPVPVPIPIPIPVPQSSESKFSPSFRKPPSSFGLHPFKGTQTPLQKEELKPFDLLPPREYFQLGRHTVIKMGSENEALDLSMKSVPWLKAGEVSPPMCQEDAALDLSLAAHRKSEPPPETLYDSSGSADSPGHTVMEKLPSGTEVPFAPATPHEASAAMDSHMGSSVAAEPPSQPSSEVKAENNIEIVSESQAAKVIVSVEDTVPTIFCGKIKGLSGVSTKNFSFKREDSMLQGYDINSPGEESMGNAEPLRKPVKNRSIKLKKVNSQEIHMLPIKKQRLATFFPRK; translated from the exons ATGGACGATCTGCAGTCCCAGAACCTCTCCATGGACATGACCGACTCCTCCCCTGCCTTGGCCAATAACAGACTGGAGAACGGCATGGCCCAGCTGATCACCACTGAGGCCTGGAACATCAACTCCACCGACCTG GGCCCCGTGCAGCTGCCGGTGGTGCTGGAGCAGCACGTCTTCCAGCACCTCAACTCCCCTCTGGTCCTGCCACAGGAGGCCCCGTGCTCCTCCAGCGCCATCCACAGCAACCTCTTCCAGGGAGCCGAGGACCCCGaggcccagccccagctcctggaCCTCAGGATCCCCAGCCAGCCGCAGGAGCCCACGTTGCCCTTCGAAGCCGTGCTCCAGAATTTGTTTCCTTCGCAGGGCGCTCTCGGCCCTCCACCCTGTCAGCCTCCGCCGGGATACGCCCCTGTGCCCCCCCAGCCCTTTAACTCCCCCTTGTCCCCCCTGGTCCCGCCAGCCACCCTCTTGGTTCCCTACCCTGTGATCGTCCCCTTGCCTGTGCCGGTCCCCATTCCCATCCCCATCCCAGTGCCTCAGAGTTCTGAATCCAAGTTCAGCCCCAGCTTCCGAAAGCCGCCATCTTCCTTCGGCCTACACCCGTTTAAAGGCACTCAGACCCCTCTCCAGAAGGAGGAACTGAAGCCCTTCGACCTCCTCCCGCCGAGGGAGTACTTCCAGCTCGGCCGCCACACCGTCATCAAGATGGGGAGTGAGAACGAGGCCCTGGATCTCTCCATGAAGTCGGTGCCCTGGCTCAAGGCTGGCGAAGTCAGTCCCCCGATGTGCCAGGAAGATGCAGCCCTAGACCTGTCACTGGCAGCCCACCGGAAATCTGAGCCCCCCCCTGAGACATTGTATGACAGCAGCGGGTCAGCGGACAGCCCAGGTCACACTGTGATGGAGAAACTTCCCAGTGGCACGGAAGTGCCCTTTGCCCCTGCCACGCCCCACGAGGCCTCAGCCGCGATGGATAGTCACATGGGCAGCAGCGTTGCCGCCGAGCCACCCAGCCAGCCCAGCAGTGAGGTCAAGGCTGAAAATAACATTGAGATTGTGAGCGAGTCCCAGGCGGCCAAGGTGATCGTCTCCGTGGAAGACACTGTGCCTACCATCTTCTGTGGCAAGATCAAAGGCCTCTCGGGGGTGTCCACCAAAAACTTCTCCTTCAAAAGAGAAGACTCCATGCTTCAGGGCTATGACATCAACAGCCCAGGAGAAGAGTCCATGGGAAACGCGGAGCCCCTTAGGAAACCCGTCAAAAACCGGAGCATAAAGTTAAAGAAAGTGAACTCCCAGGAAATACACATGCTCCCAATCAAAAAACAACGGCTGGCCACCTTTTTTCCAAGGAAGTAA
- the RAI2 gene encoding retinoic acid-induced protein 2 isoform X1 encodes MDDLQSQNLSMDMTDSSPALANNRLENGMAQLITTEAWNINSTDLVKKALVTVPAPSILNPPAESQSGMALKVAATVLQPLCLGESPVVMPIHMQVEGSPAPELNPNGNATYVMTTQGPVQLPVVLEQHVFQHLNSPLVLPQEAPCSSSAIHSNLFQGAEDPEAQPQLLDLRIPSQPQEPTLPFEAVLQNLFPSQGALGPPPCQPPPGYAPVPPQPFNSPLSPLVPPATLLVPYPVIVPLPVPVPIPIPIPVPQSSESKFSPSFRKPPSSFGLHPFKGTQTPLQKEELKPFDLLPPREYFQLGRHTVIKMGSENEALDLSMKSVPWLKAGEVSPPMCQEDAALDLSLAAHRKSEPPPETLYDSSGSADSPGHTVMEKLPSGTEVPFAPATPHEASAAMDSHMGSSVAAEPPSQPSSEVKAENNIEIVSESQAAKVIVSVEDTVPTIFCGKIKGLSGVSTKNFSFKREDSMLQGYDINSPGEESMGNAEPLRKPVKNRSIKLKKVNSQEIHMLPIKKQRLATFFPRK; translated from the coding sequence ATGGACGATCTGCAGTCCCAGAACCTCTCCATGGACATGACCGACTCCTCCCCTGCCTTGGCCAATAACAGACTGGAGAACGGCATGGCCCAGCTGATCACCACTGAGGCCTGGAACATCAACTCCACCGACCTGGTAAAGAAGGCCCTGGTGACCGTGCCGGCCCCGTCCATTCTGAACCCCCCGGCTGAGTCCCAGAGCGGCATGGCTCTGAAGGTAGCGGCCACCGTGCTTCAGCCCCTGTGCCTCGGGGAGAGCCCGGTGGTGATGCCCATTCACATGCAGGTGGAGGGCAGCCCCGCGCCTGAGCTCAACCCTAACGGCAACGCCACTTACGTCATGACCACACAGGGCCCCGTGCAGCTGCCGGTGGTGCTGGAGCAGCACGTCTTCCAGCACCTCAACTCCCCTCTGGTCCTGCCACAGGAGGCCCCGTGCTCCTCCAGCGCCATCCACAGCAACCTCTTCCAGGGAGCCGAGGACCCCGaggcccagccccagctcctggaCCTCAGGATCCCCAGCCAGCCGCAGGAGCCCACGTTGCCCTTCGAAGCCGTGCTCCAGAATTTGTTTCCTTCGCAGGGCGCTCTCGGCCCTCCACCCTGTCAGCCTCCGCCGGGATACGCCCCTGTGCCCCCCCAGCCCTTTAACTCCCCCTTGTCCCCCCTGGTCCCGCCAGCCACCCTCTTGGTTCCCTACCCTGTGATCGTCCCCTTGCCTGTGCCGGTCCCCATTCCCATCCCCATCCCAGTGCCTCAGAGTTCTGAATCCAAGTTCAGCCCCAGCTTCCGAAAGCCGCCATCTTCCTTCGGCCTACACCCGTTTAAAGGCACTCAGACCCCTCTCCAGAAGGAGGAACTGAAGCCCTTCGACCTCCTCCCGCCGAGGGAGTACTTCCAGCTCGGCCGCCACACCGTCATCAAGATGGGGAGTGAGAACGAGGCCCTGGATCTCTCCATGAAGTCGGTGCCCTGGCTCAAGGCTGGCGAAGTCAGTCCCCCGATGTGCCAGGAAGATGCAGCCCTAGACCTGTCACTGGCAGCCCACCGGAAATCTGAGCCCCCCCCTGAGACATTGTATGACAGCAGCGGGTCAGCGGACAGCCCAGGTCACACTGTGATGGAGAAACTTCCCAGTGGCACGGAAGTGCCCTTTGCCCCTGCCACGCCCCACGAGGCCTCAGCCGCGATGGATAGTCACATGGGCAGCAGCGTTGCCGCCGAGCCACCCAGCCAGCCCAGCAGTGAGGTCAAGGCTGAAAATAACATTGAGATTGTGAGCGAGTCCCAGGCGGCCAAGGTGATCGTCTCCGTGGAAGACACTGTGCCTACCATCTTCTGTGGCAAGATCAAAGGCCTCTCGGGGGTGTCCACCAAAAACTTCTCCTTCAAAAGAGAAGACTCCATGCTTCAGGGCTATGACATCAACAGCCCAGGAGAAGAGTCCATGGGAAACGCGGAGCCCCTTAGGAAACCCGTCAAAAACCGGAGCATAAAGTTAAAGAAAGTGAACTCCCAGGAAATACACATGCTCCCAATCAAAAAACAACGGCTGGCCACCTTTTTTCCAAGGAAGTAA
- the RAI2 gene encoding retinoic acid-induced protein 2 isoform X2, with translation MDDLQSQNLSMDMTDSSPALANNRLENGMAQLITTEAWNINSTDLVKKALVTVPAPSILNPPAESQSGMALKGPVQLPVVLEQHVFQHLNSPLVLPQEAPCSSSAIHSNLFQGAEDPEAQPQLLDLRIPSQPQEPTLPFEAVLQNLFPSQGALGPPPCQPPPGYAPVPPQPFNSPLSPLVPPATLLVPYPVIVPLPVPVPIPIPIPVPQSSESKFSPSFRKPPSSFGLHPFKGTQTPLQKEELKPFDLLPPREYFQLGRHTVIKMGSENEALDLSMKSVPWLKAGEVSPPMCQEDAALDLSLAAHRKSEPPPETLYDSSGSADSPGHTVMEKLPSGTEVPFAPATPHEASAAMDSHMGSSVAAEPPSQPSSEVKAENNIEIVSESQAAKVIVSVEDTVPTIFCGKIKGLSGVSTKNFSFKREDSMLQGYDINSPGEESMGNAEPLRKPVKNRSIKLKKVNSQEIHMLPIKKQRLATFFPRK, from the exons ATGGACGATCTGCAGTCCCAGAACCTCTCCATGGACATGACCGACTCCTCCCCTGCCTTGGCCAATAACAGACTGGAGAACGGCATGGCCCAGCTGATCACCACTGAGGCCTGGAACATCAACTCCACCGACCTGGTAAAGAAGGCCCTGGTGACCGTGCCGGCCCCGTCCATTCTGAACCCCCCGGCTGAGTCCCAGAGCGGCATGGCTCTGAAG GGCCCCGTGCAGCTGCCGGTGGTGCTGGAGCAGCACGTCTTCCAGCACCTCAACTCCCCTCTGGTCCTGCCACAGGAGGCCCCGTGCTCCTCCAGCGCCATCCACAGCAACCTCTTCCAGGGAGCCGAGGACCCCGaggcccagccccagctcctggaCCTCAGGATCCCCAGCCAGCCGCAGGAGCCCACGTTGCCCTTCGAAGCCGTGCTCCAGAATTTGTTTCCTTCGCAGGGCGCTCTCGGCCCTCCACCCTGTCAGCCTCCGCCGGGATACGCCCCTGTGCCCCCCCAGCCCTTTAACTCCCCCTTGTCCCCCCTGGTCCCGCCAGCCACCCTCTTGGTTCCCTACCCTGTGATCGTCCCCTTGCCTGTGCCGGTCCCCATTCCCATCCCCATCCCAGTGCCTCAGAGTTCTGAATCCAAGTTCAGCCCCAGCTTCCGAAAGCCGCCATCTTCCTTCGGCCTACACCCGTTTAAAGGCACTCAGACCCCTCTCCAGAAGGAGGAACTGAAGCCCTTCGACCTCCTCCCGCCGAGGGAGTACTTCCAGCTCGGCCGCCACACCGTCATCAAGATGGGGAGTGAGAACGAGGCCCTGGATCTCTCCATGAAGTCGGTGCCCTGGCTCAAGGCTGGCGAAGTCAGTCCCCCGATGTGCCAGGAAGATGCAGCCCTAGACCTGTCACTGGCAGCCCACCGGAAATCTGAGCCCCCCCCTGAGACATTGTATGACAGCAGCGGGTCAGCGGACAGCCCAGGTCACACTGTGATGGAGAAACTTCCCAGTGGCACGGAAGTGCCCTTTGCCCCTGCCACGCCCCACGAGGCCTCAGCCGCGATGGATAGTCACATGGGCAGCAGCGTTGCCGCCGAGCCACCCAGCCAGCCCAGCAGTGAGGTCAAGGCTGAAAATAACATTGAGATTGTGAGCGAGTCCCAGGCGGCCAAGGTGATCGTCTCCGTGGAAGACACTGTGCCTACCATCTTCTGTGGCAAGATCAAAGGCCTCTCGGGGGTGTCCACCAAAAACTTCTCCTTCAAAAGAGAAGACTCCATGCTTCAGGGCTATGACATCAACAGCCCAGGAGAAGAGTCCATGGGAAACGCGGAGCCCCTTAGGAAACCCGTCAAAAACCGGAGCATAAAGTTAAAGAAAGTGAACTCCCAGGAAATACACATGCTCCCAATCAAAAAACAACGGCTGGCCACCTTTTTTCCAAGGAAGTAA
- the RAI2 gene encoding retinoic acid-induced protein 2 isoform X4: protein MDDLQSQNLSMDMTDSSPALANNRLENGMAQLITTEAWNINSTDLEAPCSSSAIHSNLFQGAEDPEAQPQLLDLRIPSQPQEPTLPFEAVLQNLFPSQGALGPPPCQPPPGYAPVPPQPFNSPLSPLVPPATLLVPYPVIVPLPVPVPIPIPIPVPQSSESKFSPSFRKPPSSFGLHPFKGTQTPLQKEELKPFDLLPPREYFQLGRHTVIKMGSENEALDLSMKSVPWLKAGEVSPPMCQEDAALDLSLAAHRKSEPPPETLYDSSGSADSPGHTVMEKLPSGTEVPFAPATPHEASAAMDSHMGSSVAAEPPSQPSSEVKAENNIEIVSESQAAKVIVSVEDTVPTIFCGKIKGLSGVSTKNFSFKREDSMLQGYDINSPGEESMGNAEPLRKPVKNRSIKLKKVNSQEIHMLPIKKQRLATFFPRK from the exons ATGGACGATCTGCAGTCCCAGAACCTCTCCATGGACATGACCGACTCCTCCCCTGCCTTGGCCAATAACAGACTGGAGAACGGCATGGCCCAGCTGATCACCACTGAGGCCTGGAACATCAACTCCACCGACCTG GAGGCCCCGTGCTCCTCCAGCGCCATCCACAGCAACCTCTTCCAGGGAGCCGAGGACCCCGaggcccagccccagctcctggaCCTCAGGATCCCCAGCCAGCCGCAGGAGCCCACGTTGCCCTTCGAAGCCGTGCTCCAGAATTTGTTTCCTTCGCAGGGCGCTCTCGGCCCTCCACCCTGTCAGCCTCCGCCGGGATACGCCCCTGTGCCCCCCCAGCCCTTTAACTCCCCCTTGTCCCCCCTGGTCCCGCCAGCCACCCTCTTGGTTCCCTACCCTGTGATCGTCCCCTTGCCTGTGCCGGTCCCCATTCCCATCCCCATCCCAGTGCCTCAGAGTTCTGAATCCAAGTTCAGCCCCAGCTTCCGAAAGCCGCCATCTTCCTTCGGCCTACACCCGTTTAAAGGCACTCAGACCCCTCTCCAGAAGGAGGAACTGAAGCCCTTCGACCTCCTCCCGCCGAGGGAGTACTTCCAGCTCGGCCGCCACACCGTCATCAAGATGGGGAGTGAGAACGAGGCCCTGGATCTCTCCATGAAGTCGGTGCCCTGGCTCAAGGCTGGCGAAGTCAGTCCCCCGATGTGCCAGGAAGATGCAGCCCTAGACCTGTCACTGGCAGCCCACCGGAAATCTGAGCCCCCCCCTGAGACATTGTATGACAGCAGCGGGTCAGCGGACAGCCCAGGTCACACTGTGATGGAGAAACTTCCCAGTGGCACGGAAGTGCCCTTTGCCCCTGCCACGCCCCACGAGGCCTCAGCCGCGATGGATAGTCACATGGGCAGCAGCGTTGCCGCCGAGCCACCCAGCCAGCCCAGCAGTGAGGTCAAGGCTGAAAATAACATTGAGATTGTGAGCGAGTCCCAGGCGGCCAAGGTGATCGTCTCCGTGGAAGACACTGTGCCTACCATCTTCTGTGGCAAGATCAAAGGCCTCTCGGGGGTGTCCACCAAAAACTTCTCCTTCAAAAGAGAAGACTCCATGCTTCAGGGCTATGACATCAACAGCCCAGGAGAAGAGTCCATGGGAAACGCGGAGCCCCTTAGGAAACCCGTCAAAAACCGGAGCATAAAGTTAAAGAAAGTGAACTCCCAGGAAATACACATGCTCCCAATCAAAAAACAACGGCTGGCCACCTTTTTTCCAAGGAAGTAA
- the SCML1 gene encoding sex comb on midleg-like protein 1 isoform X1 — MSSCSSEVDVQGSVVSNTSCNEEQQKTILNVLTHCQVIYDAIQKLDKKLDVVHAKVRKIKHFRVKSWLQSRKPLGYAFKDYNYLLSKKIRYQKMRKKQCLCPSPYPKSYSPTIPVQRPEKDSQSNPLEAPFGSPVPLDLERSLSLSPTVPSTYRRRSYEEYYSPQDPTQGSSSPEAHNTRSLFLDTQSTAVEPATVLTQSERSPAHSPDMMTYPALLENSRFSRAGSPLYVPTSFGPSSPVGSAPGVLKQSLPDDPSTWSVDEVILFLKYVDPQLSSALVDLFMQHDIDGKALLLLKNDMMMKYMGLKLGTALKLRHYIEMLKDRRIPQQFKKCVD; from the exons ATGTCTAGCTGCTCCAGTGAAGTCGATGTG cagGGAAGTGTCGTGTCTAACACATCCTGCAACGAAGAGCAACAAAAAACAATTCTGAATGTCCTTACTCACTGCCAG GTCATCTATGATGCTATTCAAAAACTGGATAAGAAGCTTGATGTCGTGCACGCAAAGGTTAGAAAAATCAAGCATTTTCGTGTGAAGTCATGGTTGCAAAGTCGT AAGCCACTCGGATATGCATTTAAAGATTATAATTACCTGCTTTCTAAAAAGATCAGATAccagaaaatgaggaagaagcAGTGTCTCTGTCCATCGCCTTACCCTAAAAGTTATAGCCCCACTATTCCAGTACAAAGGCCGGAAAAGGATTCCCAGAGCAACCCTCTAGAAGCACCTTTTGGGTCCCCGGTGCCTCTGGATCTGGAGCGATCCCTTAGCCTGAGCCCGACGGTCCCCTCCACCTACCGCAGGCGTTCCTACGAGGAGTACTACTCGCCCCAGGACCCCACGCAGGGCTCCTCCAGTCCAGAGGCCCACAACACCCGCAGTCTTTTCTTAGACACCCAGTCCACTGCGGTCGAGCCTGCAACCGTGCTGACCCAGAGTGAACGCAGTCCAGCACATAGCCCTGACATGATGACCTACCCAGCTTTACTGGAAAACAGTAGATTCAGCCGTGCTGGCTCACCTCTCTATGTCCCGACCAGCTTCG GTCCAAGTTCACCAGTTGGAAGTGCCCCGGGTGTCCTCAAACAGAGCCTCCCTGATGACCCTTCAACCTGGTCTGTGGATGAAGTGATCCTGTTTCTGAAATACGTAGATCCTCAGTTATCAAGTGCCCTCGTCGACCTCTTCATGCAACAT GACATTGATGGGAAAGCTCTGCTACTGCTCAAGAATGACATGATGATGAAGTACATGGGGCTTAAGCTGGGGACAGCTCTGAAGCTGCGCCACTACATTGAAATGCTTAAAGACAGAAGGATACctcaacaatttaaaaagtgtGTAGATTAG
- the SCML1 gene encoding sex comb on midleg-like protein 1 isoform X3 gives MSSCSSEVDVVIYDAIQKLDKKLDVVHAKVRKIKHFRVKSWLQSRKPLGYAFKDYNYLLSKKIRYQKMRKKQCLCPSPYPKSYSPTIPVQRPEKDSQSNPLEAPFGSPVPLDLERSLSLSPTVPSTYRRRSYEEYYSPQDPTQGSSSPEAHNTRSLFLDTQSTAVEPATVLTQSERSPAHSPDMMTYPALLENSRFSRAGSPLYVPTSFGPSSPVGSAPGVLKQSLPDDPSTWSVDEVILFLKYVDPQLSSALVDLFMQHDIDGKALLLLKNDMMMKYMGLKLGTALKLRHYIEMLKDRRIPQQFKKCVD, from the exons ATGTCTAGCTGCTCCAGTGAAGTCGATGTG GTCATCTATGATGCTATTCAAAAACTGGATAAGAAGCTTGATGTCGTGCACGCAAAGGTTAGAAAAATCAAGCATTTTCGTGTGAAGTCATGGTTGCAAAGTCGT AAGCCACTCGGATATGCATTTAAAGATTATAATTACCTGCTTTCTAAAAAGATCAGATAccagaaaatgaggaagaagcAGTGTCTCTGTCCATCGCCTTACCCTAAAAGTTATAGCCCCACTATTCCAGTACAAAGGCCGGAAAAGGATTCCCAGAGCAACCCTCTAGAAGCACCTTTTGGGTCCCCGGTGCCTCTGGATCTGGAGCGATCCCTTAGCCTGAGCCCGACGGTCCCCTCCACCTACCGCAGGCGTTCCTACGAGGAGTACTACTCGCCCCAGGACCCCACGCAGGGCTCCTCCAGTCCAGAGGCCCACAACACCCGCAGTCTTTTCTTAGACACCCAGTCCACTGCGGTCGAGCCTGCAACCGTGCTGACCCAGAGTGAACGCAGTCCAGCACATAGCCCTGACATGATGACCTACCCAGCTTTACTGGAAAACAGTAGATTCAGCCGTGCTGGCTCACCTCTCTATGTCCCGACCAGCTTCG GTCCAAGTTCACCAGTTGGAAGTGCCCCGGGTGTCCTCAAACAGAGCCTCCCTGATGACCCTTCAACCTGGTCTGTGGATGAAGTGATCCTGTTTCTGAAATACGTAGATCCTCAGTTATCAAGTGCCCTCGTCGACCTCTTCATGCAACAT GACATTGATGGGAAAGCTCTGCTACTGCTCAAGAATGACATGATGATGAAGTACATGGGGCTTAAGCTGGGGACAGCTCTGAAGCTGCGCCACTACATTGAAATGCTTAAAGACAGAAGGATACctcaacaatttaaaaagtgtGTAGATTAG